The Spirosoma oryzicola region TTACAAGGAGGCTCTTCAAACAACGGCTTTACGATAGATACGATTCAGCGGTAGTGAGCGGTTACGAATCCTCCCCTCACGAATTCCTTTTCTATAACACAATTTTGGCCACTCTTGTCCCGTCCAACAGACGCCAGATTAGCGCGCAAAGCAATAAAACTCACTAAAATAGAAGCAGTTTGGCGAGCCCGTCACGCAAAAACAGCCCTCGACTGGGGACGATTTGGCTCGGCACGGGTTGATAGAATGTGGTAGCATGAATTGAAACGCTTTTCTGACTGCCATTCCGTTCCGGCCAAACGTATTACTCTAGTTCTACAGTAAATTGTCTCTATCTGTTTTGACGAACCAACCGCAACTTCCATCCCCTGATCAACTTTTCGGTGATCTGTTTCACGACGTACAGTTGAAACCCGTTTTTATCGATTCCAAAACGTTTGTCGATAGCGTTCCCAAGTTTCCTCCCGCCGACATTCTGTCCTGGTACGAGACGGAAAAAGTAAAGTCCGGTTTTGACTTGGAAGCTTCCGTGCGCGCCAACTTTCTTGTTCCCGACCAAACAGCCAGCAATTACGTTAGCGATACGACGCTATCTACCGCCGAACACATCAATCGCTTGTGGGAACGACTCACTCGACCTGCCGATACCGCCGTGGAAGGTAGTTCCCGTGTTCCTCTACCGCATCCTTACATTGTACCGGGTGGCCGCTTCCGGGAGATTTTTTATTGGGACACATACTTCACAATGCTGGGTTTGCAGGAGGCTGGACGCGCGGAGTTGATCCGAGGAATGATCGATAATTTCGCGTTTCTGATCGACACATTCGGCTATATTCCCAATGGCAACCGGACGTATTTTTTGAGTCGCTCGCAGCCGCCTTTTTTTGCGCTGATGGTACAATTACTCGCCGAGATTGACGGGGAAGACACGCTCCGTCGCTACCGACCACAACTTCAGCAGGAGTACAACTTCTGGATGACGGGTCGGGCAGAACTCACCGCTGACCGATCCGTTCATCAGCGGGTGGTCAGAATCGATGATCAAACGGTCCTCAACCGTTATTGGGACACCCTGACGACACCTCGTCCCGAAGCCTACCGGGTAGAGTTTGAATTGGGAAACGAAGCCCGGCGGATTGGCGTCGATGCCGAGGCTATGCATCAGCACGTCCGGGCCGCCTGTGAGTCGGGCTGGGACTTTTCGAGCCGGTGGCTGGCCGACGAAAAAACGATGCCTTCCATTCATACTACCGACATTGTACCTGTCGATTTAAACTGCCTGCTTTATTTTCTGGAAACCGTATTGCACGATAACAGCGCCCAAAGCAGCACCTCGGAGCCTTTCAATGGAGAACTAGCTCAACAGCGGCAACAGGCCATTCAGCGCTTGTTCTGGAACGAAGAGACAGGTTTTTTTCATGATTACGACATTGTTGCTCAGCAGCAAACCCCATCTATCACTTTGGCGGGTGTATTTCCTCTCTTTTTTAAACTAGCTACTCCCGAACAGGCCCGCCGGATTCATGACCGCCTGAAAGCCGATTTTCTGCAAGCGGGCGGTTGGGTGACGACGTTGAATCAGACCGGCCAGCAGTGGGATTGGCCGAATGGTTGGGCACCCTTGCAGTGGATCGTCTACCAGAGTTTGCTGAATTATGGCTTCGTCGAAACAGCCCAGGAAGGCCGTAACCGCTGGCTGGCCTTGAATGATAAAGTGTTTAAAGCGACGGGTAAAATGACCGAGAAATACAACGTCGTGGATGCCTCGTTGACAACGGGCGGGGGAAAATATCCAAATCAGGATGGCTTCGGCTGGACGAATGGCGTATACCTTGCATTAGCGAAAGACGTCCATACCCGTTCGTAATCGTCCGCCCTTACAACCGCTGATTGACATTCTCAACGGTTCGTACCAAACTATTTGCAACCCTGTTCAGCGTCTGCTAGTTTAGGGTATACAAACGTTATTAATCTATGACCCCGCTTCGTAAACACACCGTTCTTAAACGCGTTAAAGACATTACACTCAGCGCAACACTTAGTCTGGCCCTGCTCAACGGTTCGGCTTTACTGCAAAGCTGCGGTAACAATCGGAGCGATGAGAATGAAACCGAACAAACCGAAACGAGCTTCCGACGCGGTGTCCGAACATACATTACGGAAACAGCGCCGGGCAATTTCAAGATCACGGACGAAGAGCAGGCTGACCCAGACAAGGCTGGCGCGATTGTCAACTACTACGATGGTCACCGCGATACGCTAAGCGTCGAAGCGGCTAAACGCTTGGTTGAATCCGATCAGTCGACCCGTACCTACCTCCAAAATCCTGGTGCCTATAGTGCTCACCACAGCAACGGTCTGGCCAATGCCTTGCTTTGGGGAGGATTGGGCTATATGCTGGGCCGTTCGACCGCTCCGCAGTACCGGGCCGACGAACGGCGCTACGGGTCCGGATTTTATACGACTCCGGGTCAGTACGAACGCTCCCAACAGATTCGGGAGAATGTACGAACCTCACGCGTGGTGCGTACGACACGACCATCGGGAGGGCGGAGCGGTTTCTTCGGTGGGCGCAGTCGCGGCTTCTCGTCCTAACTCGGTAGCTGTCAAACCAGTTGCTCAAATGTTCCTTGTTCGCTGGCCTTTCTCCGTACAGAGGATGTACAAGCAAGGCGACTTTTTGCCTATATTTACGGCCGAACCGAATTAGTTACTATGTCGGCTACCAATCCTTCTGCCGTCTATTTTCGTGGTTTTAACGGAGTTCGTTTTCTGGCAGCCTCGTCGGTGGTGTTCCATCATATCGAGCAATTTAAAACGATCTTCGGCTATACCGATACATTTACCAAGACTGACGAACACCCGGTTGTTTACCAGGCCGGGCGTTTGGGTGTTGCTTTGTTTTTCGTGCTGAGCGGCTTTCTGATCACGTATTTATTACTGGCAGAAAAGCAGTCGTCGGGTCGGATTCATATCAAAAACTTCTATATCCGACGTGTACTGCGGATATGGCCGCTTTATTTCTGGGTTATCGGATTAAGCTTTTTTGTCTTTCCGCATATTCCCGCGCTGCATATCCCCGGTATCTCCGAATATGCCTACGACCATTTCTGGCCTAAACTGGCCCTCTTCGGTATCGTCATGCCCAACATTGCCCTGACGCTATACCACGAAATGCCACTTTGCTCGCATACCTGGTCCATCGGGGTCGAAGAACAGTTTTACCTCATCTGGCCGTGGCTGATCGGTAGTCTGCGTCCGCGCCGGACCTTGTTGGTTTTGGCCAGCATCGCTCTTGTTCTGGCAGGTGGCTTTTTCTGGTTGCGGTACGGTCCCGGCTTGACGGCTCCGCAGGCGGGTACAACGATGTTGCTGATTTCCGATTTTCTGGCTCACTTCCGCATCGGCACGATGGCTATCGGTGGTATTGGTGCGTATCTGGTTTTCAAGAAACATCCGATTCTGAATTTCCTGTATCAGAAACCCGTCCAATGGCTGGTGTATGCGGTGCTGGCAACCATGCTGGCGATGGGCGTTCGGATTCCCGGATTAAACTACGAAGGTTACGCGCTGTTCTTTGTCTTTCTGCTGATGAACCTGGCCGCGAACCCAAATTCGGTGATCAACCTCGAAAACCGGCTTTGCAACTTTATGGGTAAGATTTCGTACGGGCTGTACATGTACCATCCTATCGCGATTGTCCTGTGCCTGTACGTTATCCGGCAGTTTATGCCGTACAGCTTCGGTTTCTCCGTCCTACTTTACGTGACCAGCTACGCCTTGACAACGTTGGTAGCCTGGCTCTCGTACGAGTATTTCGAGAAACAGTTCCTAAAGCTGAAAGACCGTTTTGCTCCCGGTGACAAACCCGTTGTCAAGCCACAAACGGCACGCGTTTAGCCCCTATCGTCACTTGCTAGTTTGATCAAATCATAGCGGTATAGCATAGCCCCGGTTGTGGTGGTGTCGGTTTTGAGAAACCGACACCACAGTATGTGGGTGAGCCCCCACCGACTTCAACTCGATCCACAGTATTCTCTTAAATCGCGGGGCGTTTGTTGAACCAGGGTCGGGCTTGCTCCAACTGACCCGCTAATCGAAACAAGGTTGCTTCGTCGCCGAGTTTGGCGGCAAACATGACGCCGATGGGCAGACCGTCAGGCGACCAGTGTAACGGTATAGACATGGACGGCTGCCCGGTCATGTTCGTGATTACCGTAAAGGAAATATATCCCAGCGACCGCTCAGCCAAATCATCCACGGTTTTGCTCCCGTTCAGGTATTTCAACGCACCCAATGAATCGACTAGTTTGAGCAGCCGTTGTTCCGAAGCCGTGTTCTGAAACGTGCCGATCGTAATGGGTGGTCGTGGCAGCGTTGGCGTCAGGAACAAATCATAGGTTTCGTGCAGCTTACCCATGCTTCTATTTAGGGAATTCCAGCGCCGTTTCTGAAAAGCAACATCGGCCGCTGAGAACCCTTCGGCTAGCCGGGCCTGTGCCCACGTGTTCAACTCGACATCGTCGCGCCGGACAGGACGACCCAGAAAATGACCCAGTTCGCGCAAAGTAGCCGCCGTTTCGCTCAATACGTTGACAAAAAAAGCTTCGGTCACGATTGTTTTCTCGTAGGGCAACGGCACCTCCTCTACCGTGTGGCCCAGACTTTCCAGCAGCCGAGCCGTTTCCCGGACCGCTTTTACACATTCGGGATCAACGGGCTGCGACTCGATAAGGGTTTGCGTTGAAAAGGCAATACGGAGCTTGCCCGGTTCCCGGCCTACTTCTTCCGTAAAGGGGCGTTCGGGCGGAGCAATACCGTACGGGTCACCGGCGAGTGGTCCGGCAACCACGTCCAGCAGTCCGGCGCTATCCCGGACGCTACGAGTTACAGCATGACCTGCTACTGCGCCATTCCACAACTCCCCGAAGCGAGGTCCAAGCGTGACCCGCCCCCGCGAAGGTTTCAGCCCAAACAAACCACAGCATGCAGCCGGAATCCGAATCGAGCCACCTCCATCCGAAGCCGTAGCCGCCGGTACAATGCCAGCGGCTACGGCTGCAGCCGAACCACCACTCGATCCACCCGGCGAATGCGTCAGCTTCCACGGATTTTTTGCCGGACCGTACAGTTTTGATTCGGTGTAGGGAGTCAGACCAAACTCCGGTGTATTCGTTTTTCCAAAAAAGACCAGACCCGAGGCTTTCAGGCGTCGAACTGCTTCGCTGTCGATGGCCGAAACATAAGTCTGGTACCCCCGACAGCCCATTTTCATGGATGTTCCTGCCCAGTCAAACTCTAAGTCTTTCAACAAAAAAGGTACACCCCGAAAAGGCCCGGACTCGGGTAAGTGGGAAGCCATTTCACGCCCTTTCTCGTACAAAGGCGTTACGATAGCGTTGAGTTGCGAATTAACCGCTTCGGCGCGGGCAATGGCCGTTTGAAGCAATTCGGTGGGTGTGACATCGCCGTTTCGAACGAGTTCGGCCAAAGCCGTTGCATCGCGTTGAACGTACTCGTCGAAGGAAAGCGCCTGCGTCGATGAGGTCTGCATGGTCTGGTTGATTACGCTTGTTTCGCAATAACATCGTCACCCGGCCCTTCTGATAGCATATCCCCCGACGATGGCGCGGTCAACCAACCATTGAACCAGCGGTCGCGCTGCTGTCGGGCCGTTGCGTCGTTGAGTTCCAGCAAACGAATTCCCCCGATGGTATCGGGCGTGGATTCTTCGTACAGAACCGTTAAGCCTACCCAGGCCAGGTATTCGTTTAGTTTTGTTTCAAGCGGCTGATTGCCGAAAATACACAAGTCGTAGTACCAATCCAGTGATTCGCCCGCCACGGTTTCGGTAATGGTTCGGTAATCATCCAGCGTATAGCCGACGAACGGCTTGCCGAACTGCTGCCACATCATCCGCATCACATCGTCCAGCGAACGGGCATGATCGGTCCGCTGGCGAATGTGCAGATCCAGAATCAAAGCCGCAATGGCTCCTTTGTGATAAACCGACACTTTACGGTCCGGTACGCCTTTGTCGTAGCCATCCAGCCATAAATCCCACGAGGACTCGACCAGTGACTGAAACGCCCGTCCGTTCGCTTCGAAGTGGCGTTTGAACAGAACCTGCAATTCTTTGAGGTACGCTTCATCGTTGAAAACGCCCGACTGCCGGAGCATCAGATCGCCGTAGTAAGTCGTGACCCCTTCGGCCACAAAGCAGGTGGGAAAGTAATTTTCTTTCGTAAAATCGTAGGGTAACAGCTCGGTAGGCCGAATCCGAATGATGTTCCAGGCATGAAACAACTCGTGCGAAGATACCCCCAGCAGATCAACGTACAAGCCTTCGCCTTCGTCGTTCGGGCCGAGCACCAATACCGTTGAATTGCGGTGTTCAACACCATGATAATAGGGCACTGGTAATACCAACGTCAGGAAATGGTACTCCTGTTCGGGAAATTCACCGTACAGCGCCAATTGCTTTTCCGAGAAGCGGCTGAAATCGTCTATAATCCGTTCGGCATCGAACGTGTAGTCGCCATCGCTCCGCCGACCGCCCTGAATCCAGACATGAAACGAAACGCCATTGACTTCGTACTGAACGTGCTGTATAACAGGGGCAGCGATTAGGGGACAGTCTACCAATGCGTAAAAATCCGCTGCACGAAGCGTCTTTTCGTCGACCTGCGTTAGTCCACAAGCAATTGTCCAGCCGTCGGGAATCGCCAGTTCAAGCGTACAAGGCTCATCAATGCGCCCCTCCGCGTACAAACAAAGATTGACGGGGTTGACGTACAACAGCGAATCGCTTATAAAACTGCTGCCCGCGTTGAGCAAGTTAGGCGTCGATAACAGCGAATAGTAGTTGTACCGTATGGTCAGTTCTGTAGCTCCATTTGTATGGACCAACCAGCGGTCTTTGGTCGTTTTCCGAAACGGTAACGGCTGCCCGGTCTTATCAACAATCTCAAACCGCTGAATATTTTTGGCAAATTGCTGCAATTCGTATCGTCCGGGTCGCCAGGCAGGCAGTTGCAACTCCACTTCAGACTGGTTCTGGATTCCGGTTAGATGAGCGTCAACGGCAATATAATGAGGCAAAATTGGATCAGCAGACAAACGATAATGCATAGGCGCGAGCAGAAAGGGTGACTGAGTAACTAACTCGCTTAAAGATAAAACGTTTTTCAGAAAAGGGGCTTGGTAAACTGCGTCTATTCTCCTATCTTTGCGGACTCATTTGGAAAACAAGGGTTTTAGGAAGATATATCATGAAAAGAACGTACCAACCATCGAACCGGAAGCGGAAAAACAAGCACGGCTTCCGCGAGCGGATGTCAACCGCTAATGGCCGCAAAGTGTTGGCCGCACGCCGGGCCAAAGGCCGTCACAAACTGACCGTTTCGGACGAGAAAAAAGGCGAACGCTTTAAGATCTAATCGTTTTACTTAGCTGTTATTTGGTTTTCAGTTCGTAGTGCTACAACCGCTCGGATTCCTGAAAACTACGAACGTTTTATGCAGCAAACCTTTACCAAATCGGAGCGGCTTTGCAGCAAAAAAATATTGGGTGAACTGTTTAAGAAAGGTAGTGCGACCAGCGCCCAGACGGCGCGGACGTTCTACCTTTTTCCGTTTCGGATGCTTTATCTGCCACACCCCGAACCCCATAACCAAGACGGGCCTCTCCTGCCCGCCATTGTCATTACGGTAAGCAAACGAAACTTCAAACGCGCTGTTGACCGCAACCTCATCCGTCGGCGCGTTCGCGAAGCGTACCGCCTGAACAAGCACCTTATTCCCTCTGGTCAGTCCTCTCCTGCCTACATTGCGTTTCTCTATACCGCCAAACAGATTATTTCGTTTGAAGAAATAGAAAAAGGTATGAAATTAGCTCTGAAAAAAATGTAATTTCGGTAGTTACTCCGTTGTAGTACGTACGCGGGCACTTTGTCCAAATCAGACTTACCTATTCCTTTACCTATTAGGTACTTATTTTTCAGACTCACGGCTTGAACCGGCTCTGTATTGCCAACTAGTTATGAAAAAACACTGGAAAACCCTTGCTCTGGCCGGTGCGCTGGCCGGAAGTGTGTCGCTGGTAGCGATGAAAACCGACGACCGGTTCTTTGAGATCGCCCGCAACCTCGACATCTACGCAACCTTGTTCAAAGAACTGAACATGTATTACGTTGATGAAATAAATCCGAATCGAATGGTGAAAACCAGCATCGACGGTATGCTGAAAGCCCTCGATCCGTACACCAACTTTTTTGCCGAAGACGAAATCGAGGATTACATGACCATGACCACCGGCCGGTACAATGGCATTGGCGCTCTGATCGGTCAGCGGCAAAACAAAAGTATCGTGCTGATGGTGTACGAAGGCACCCCCGCCGAAAAAGCGGGCCTTCAAATCGGCGATGAGATTCTGAAAATTGACGGCATCAGCATCGCCAATCGGAAAGACGCCGATCCGGGCAAACTGCTCAAAGGACAAAACAACACGAGCGTCAAACTAACGATTCAGCGTTACGGTCAGAAAGCGCCACAAGACCTGACCGTCAACCGCGACGTGGTAAAAATGACGAACGTGCCTTACTACGGCATGATCTCGGAAGACGTTGGCTACATCGACCTGAAGGATTTTACGGCTACGGCTTCGCGTGAAGTCCGGACGGCGTTTCAGGAACTGAAAGGCAAAGGCATGAAAAAGCTCGTGCTCGACGTACGCGAGAATCCGGGCGGGTTACTGAATATGGCGATCGACATCTGCAATATTTTCATTCCGAAAGATTCAGAGGTGGTAACGACCAAAGGAAAAGTAACGGAGTGGAACAAGACGTATACCGCGCTCAACCCACCGCTCGACCTTGAGGTTCCGATCATTGTACTGACCAACAGCCGCAGTGCATCGGCCGCTGAAATTGTATCGGGTGTCATTCAGGACTACGACCGGGGCGTATTGGTTGGTCAGCGCACTTATGGCAAAGGCTTGGTGCAGACCACCCGCGAGTTGTCGTTCAACACCAAACTCAAGATCACGACCGCCAAATATTATATTCCGAGTGGTCGCTGCATTCAGGCCATCGATTACAGCCATCGCAACCCCGACGGCAGCGTTGGTAAAATCCCGGATTCGCTCAAAACCGCGTTTAAAACCAAAGCCGGACGTGTGGTGTACGATGGCGGGGGTGTCTTACCCGATGTCGTAGTCGAAGCGCAGACGCCGACGCCCATCGCGCTTAGTTTGACCAACAAAGGGCTGATCTTCGATTATGCCGTTAAATACCGGCACGAGCATCCGAGCATCAAACCCGCCCGCGAGTTTCACCTGACCGACGCCGAGTACGCAGACTTTGTGAAGTGGGCCAGCGACAAAGAGTACGATTACACCACGCAGGTCGAGAAAGACCTTGGTACGCTCGAAGCATCGGCCAAAAAAGAAAAATATTTCGATCAGATTCAGGACCAGCTGAAAGCGTTGAAAACAAAGGTGTCGCACAGCAAAGATGCAGATATGATGACGTTCAAAACCGAACTCCGGACGTTGCTGGAACAGGAAATTGCGGGTCATTACTACCTTCAGAAAGGGCTGAAAGAAGCGTCGTTTGCTACCGATCCTGAACTCAAGGCCGCCCTTGCGCTCTTTAAAGATATGAGTCGTTACACGGCAACGCTGAAAGGAACCAAATAACCGTATCCGGATTACCGGCGTGATGCTAGTTGACAATTGATTCTGGTCAGTTGTCAGCTAGCATTCATCATTTATCATTCTATGCTTATTTTATCGCTTGATACATCGACAGCAGCCTGTAGCGTTGCTTTGCACAAAGACGGCACGTTGCTAGGCTGTTACGAACTATTCACCGAACGTACGTCGGCGGCCATGCTGACAACGCTGATCGACAATGTGGTAGCACAGGCCGGGTTTAGTTTATCGCAGCTCGATGGGGTAGCGGTGGCGAAAGGTCCCGGCTCCTATACTGGGTTACGCATTGGCGTCTCAACCGCCAAAGGACTTTGCTTCGCACTCGACAAACCCCTGTTGGCAATTAACACGTTAGCGGGCATGGGCGAACAGTTGCGTGCGTACTATTCAAGCGATTACCTACTTTGCCCGATGATTGATGCGCGTCGGATGGAAGTGTATTGCGCGCTGTTTTCGACCTCAGGACAGGAAGTAGCACCAACCTCGGCGCACATCATTGATGAACAGTCGTTTCAGGATTGGCTAACCAAAAGTCCGGTTGTGTTTTTTGGCGACGGGGCCGCTAAATGCCAGGCACTGCTCGGTCAAAATTCAAACGCCTTCTTTCCTGAAGAACTTGTTGTTCCGTCGGCCCGAACAATCGGGAAACTAGCCACAGAAGCGTTTGCAGCCGGATCATTCGAAGATATCAATACGTTCGAACCTTTCTACCTGAAAGACTTCATGACAACGCAGCCCAAAAAAGCGGTTCTCTAAGCCTATGGTTTTTCAGATTACAGCAAGGTTGATTCTATTCGAAGCAACCTTGCTGTAATCTGAGGTTTTTCTCCTTATTTCGCCCCGACAACCGTCCCCTTTCCGCTCTCGTGCAGATTATCGTTGACATTGGCAATACCGACGCTGTCTTCGGACTTTATAACCAAACACATTGGCAACACATCTGGCGAACCCCCGCCCGGCACGACGAGTCAGCGGAATCGTATGAGGCTCGGCTGCGGCTGTGGTTGCTCGAAGCCAATCTTCCATTGAGTAGCGTCCACCTTACGGTTCTTAGTAGCGTTGTACCTACGCTGACGCCCACGATGCGATCAATGCTAGGCGAACTGTTTGGCTTCGAACCGATTGTGGTGGGTCCGGGCATCTACCCGTTGCTCCCCCTCGAAATTCTGAGGCCGCACGAAATTGGTGCCGATCTGGTAGCGAATGCCCTGGCAGCTTACACACGTTACCAACGAAATTGCGTTGTTGTTGACTTTGGTACAGCGCTGACCTTCACAACCGTTTCGGGCGAAGGAAAAATTATTGGGGTTGCTATTGCGCCGGGGCTCAAGACAGCCATTCGTTCGTTGTTTGCCAATACGGCACAGCTACCGGAAGTTCCTATTGAAGTACCCGAATCGGCGCTGGGTACGAGTACGACCCATGCTATCCAGGCGGGTGTTGTCTTGGGTTACGAGGGTCTCGTTCGTTCGCTTTTAGACCGTATTCGTGCGGAGTTGGATGGTGACTGCCTGGCGGTTGCCACGGGGGGGCTATCGGGTCGAATTCCTTCTTTGCGAGATGCCTTTACCGATATTGTGCCGTCATTAACCCTCGATGGCGTTCGTCTAATTGGTGAAACGGTGACCGAATCTACTAAGTAGTATTATAACCATCATAAGGAAACCAACGAGGCAGTGGTCACAATCGCTGCCTTGTTGGTTTTTGGCTTTCAAATGCCAAAAACCCCCACACCGCTTCCAATTTTTTTTGTTACGTCGCAGATTTTCAAATTCTGGCAAATAACCGCATATCCTTCTGATTTATAGACGTTAATCTATATAAAATTCAACAATAGTTCAGAGATTTAAAATATCTTCTACATATAAATATTCAATTTAATAGCAAATAAGTACCATTACATAAGTACTATCAGTAAACCACCGCCCACACATGCATTTTCAGGTTCACTAGCCATTAGGTAAGCACACATAATTCGGATCTGAAAGCAGTGAACATGAAAAAATATATCCTCCTGGCGATCGTTTGGCTCATTGCTGTAGAGACCCAAGCTACCGCTAAAAACACGTGGAATCGTGGTGAACTATCGCTCATCAATGGTACGGTTTTAACAGGCGATCTAAGCTATAACTGGCGCGCCGAGATTGTGCAGTATCGGGACGGAAATACCATAAAGGCATTCTCTGCTTTACAGGTGCGCGAATTCAAATACTTTGACGTTGACCAGAACACGCTACGCAAATTCATTGTGGCCGATCAACCTGATAAGTCAAGTCGTCATCGCTTATTTCTGGAAGAGTTTGGTGTTGGGTCGATGATGATTTACCGGCAGCTCCGTCATGCCCGCGATCCAATCCACATTGGCAATCCGATGAATACCTCCATCGATGACAAATCGCCCAAAAGCCTTGATCGCTACGTTTATTACATTTACGAAGGCGATCAAATGACTAGTTTGACTGATTTTAACACCGAGCTATGGCCACGCATGAAGGCAGAGTTTGACGATGAACTTACTCATTACTCGGCAACGATACAGGCCAATTTTTCCAGCACTTTAACCCGCTTACTACTCATTGCTCAGTATAATCAATTGAAGGCCCGCGCTAACCAGTTGACTATCTCCCATTCTGATTTGCAGCCAACTAGCCTCGACTAATTTTTCGACATATAGTACAAAAAAAGCACCTTACAGATAGGTGCTTTTTTTGTACTATTTTAAGCTTAAGAAGCCCGGCTAAAAAAATACGGGGCCACACGATAAATGGCTAGCCCTGAATCGATTTAAGCAAAAAACTAAATAATCCAATAAGGTCCTTTTTTTCGTCTGTCAATTCTATTCTGTCTACGCATAGTGTAAAAGGCAGGAATAGGACAATTTTAGCGCTGACAACTAGATACTTACCGCTTGGTTAACTTACCAGAAGAGTTCACCCGTTTCCAGCTTAAAAATAAGCATGAGAACCGACAAGTCTTTTGTTCAATTAGCCAACAGCGGTTATGAAAAACGTATACTCATTTGCAGTAATAGTACTTATTGTCTTTTTCTCTTCAGGGACTGTTGTCTCAGCTCGACCAGATGCTGTTTGGCGTAAAGGACAATTAACACTTATCAGTAAAGTCGTGCTTGATGGCGATTTGTCCTACAACTGGTCTACCGAAGTAGTTTCCCTACGTCAGGTCGATGGCCGCGTTCGGGCGTTTTCGGCGCATCAGGTTCAAAAGTTTAGCTGGTTTGATTACGACGAGCATAAACAGCGTACTTTCCTTGCCTTGTCAGCAGCACTCAGCAATCAACCCGAACCCGCTTTTTTTGAAGTTTGTACGGATGGTGCCTTGTCGGTAGTTCGTCGGCTGCGTCGTCCGCATGGTTTGTTTAAGCATGCATTTAGCCATCCGGCTTATTATCACGATCAACCCACCCTCGCCCAGAATTTCGACCATTTTGATTACTTTGTGTACGATGCTGGCCGTCTGCGGGAGTTCAGTAAATTTTATATAGACATCTACGAGCCACTTATGACCACATACCAGCAGGAATTACGGACTTACACAACGACTCGCAACATCAATGAACGTTCCCTGCTTGGTCGGCTGGTACTCGTAGATCGTTACAACTATTTGGTACAGCAAGACCCCAAAACAGCCTCAGCCAGAGAAAGACAGTACGTAGAGGAATAAGCTGCGTTAGTTATCCGTAGACGCTTCGGGCTCGTCTTTAGTACTATCTTTCGACCGTTTTTTTCGTTTCCGAAGCGCATCATTTAGCAGGAATTCAATCTGTCCATTCACGCTCCGGAATTCCTCCTGGGCCCAGCCCTCCAGCTCCTTCAGGGTTTCGGGATGAATTCGCAACACGAAAGCTTTTTTTTCTACAGCCATAAAAGCAAGCGGTTCAGCAGCGGAAGCCAATCAGAGACTGGCTTCCGCTGCTGACTATTTTTTCTCATCTAGGCGTATAACGTCCCTGCGTTTACCACGGGGCTTACTGATTTTTCACCGCACAATACAACGAGCAGGTTGCTCACCATGGCGG contains the following coding sequences:
- a CDS encoding S41 family peptidase — its product is MKKHWKTLALAGALAGSVSLVAMKTDDRFFEIARNLDIYATLFKELNMYYVDEINPNRMVKTSIDGMLKALDPYTNFFAEDEIEDYMTMTTGRYNGIGALIGQRQNKSIVLMVYEGTPAEKAGLQIGDEILKIDGISIANRKDADPGKLLKGQNNTSVKLTIQRYGQKAPQDLTVNRDVVKMTNVPYYGMISEDVGYIDLKDFTATASREVRTAFQELKGKGMKKLVLDVRENPGGLLNMAIDICNIFIPKDSEVVTTKGKVTEWNKTYTALNPPLDLEVPIIVLTNSRSASAAEIVSGVIQDYDRGVLVGQRTYGKGLVQTTRELSFNTKLKITTAKYYIPSGRCIQAIDYSHRNPDGSVGKIPDSLKTAFKTKAGRVVYDGGGVLPDVVVEAQTPTPIALSLTNKGLIFDYAVKYRHEHPSIKPAREFHLTDAEYADFVKWASDKEYDYTTQVEKDLGTLEASAKKEKYFDQIQDQLKALKTKVSHSKDADMMTFKTELRTLLEQEIAGHYYLQKGLKEASFATDPELKAALALFKDMSRYTATLKGTK
- the tsaB gene encoding tRNA (adenosine(37)-N6)-threonylcarbamoyltransferase complex dimerization subunit type 1 TsaB, whose protein sequence is MLILSLDTSTAACSVALHKDGTLLGCYELFTERTSAAMLTTLIDNVVAQAGFSLSQLDGVAVAKGPGSYTGLRIGVSTAKGLCFALDKPLLAINTLAGMGEQLRAYYSSDYLLCPMIDARRMEVYCALFSTSGQEVAPTSAHIIDEQSFQDWLTKSPVVFFGDGAAKCQALLGQNSNAFFPEELVVPSARTIGKLATEAFAAGSFEDINTFEPFYLKDFMTTQPKKAVL
- a CDS encoding type III pantothenate kinase → MQIIVDIGNTDAVFGLYNQTHWQHIWRTPARHDESAESYEARLRLWLLEANLPLSSVHLTVLSSVVPTLTPTMRSMLGELFGFEPIVVGPGIYPLLPLEILRPHEIGADLVANALAAYTRYQRNCVVVDFGTALTFTTVSGEGKIIGVAIAPGLKTAIRSLFANTAQLPEVPIEVPESALGTSTTHAIQAGVVLGYEGLVRSLLDRIRAELDGDCLAVATGGLSGRIPSLRDAFTDIVPSLTLDGVRLIGETVTESTK
- a CDS encoding ribbon-helix-helix domain-containing protein, with the translated sequence MAVEKKAFVLRIHPETLKELEGWAQEEFRSVNGQIEFLLNDALRKRKKRSKDSTKDEPEASTDN